A genomic window from Variovorax paradoxus includes:
- a CDS encoding cyanophycin metabolism-associated DUF1854 family protein: MTEHNTPSFELERDAFGRLVLADAQGERHVGVVPVRAFPLSAPGHGISLVGSEGRELVWIDSVDQLPAQAKALLEEELAVRDFAPTLLRLHGVSSFGVPSTWTISTDRGDTTFVLKAEEDIRRLEGGALLIASAHGVQFRIPDVKTLDRASRKLLERFL, encoded by the coding sequence CGGCCGCCTGGTGCTGGCCGACGCGCAGGGCGAGCGCCATGTGGGCGTCGTGCCCGTGCGGGCCTTTCCGCTGAGCGCGCCCGGCCACGGCATTTCGCTGGTCGGCAGCGAAGGGCGCGAACTGGTCTGGATCGACAGCGTCGATCAGCTGCCGGCGCAAGCCAAGGCGCTGCTTGAGGAAGAACTTGCAGTGCGCGATTTCGCGCCCACGCTGCTGCGCCTGCACGGCGTGTCGAGCTTCGGCGTGCCCAGCACCTGGACCATCAGCACCGACCGCGGCGACACCACCTTCGTGCTCAAGGCCGAGGAAGACATCCGCCGGCTCGAAGGCGGTGCGCTGCTGATTGCGAGCGCGCACGGTGTGCAGTTCCGCATTCCCGACGTGAAGACGCTCGACCGGGCTTCGCGCAAGCTGCTCGAGCGCTTCCTCTGA